Proteins from one Pseudomonas sp. KBS0710 genomic window:
- a CDS encoding mannuronate-specific alginate lyase, with product MQKLLIPTLLGLAMFAGTVNAAAPLRPPQGYFAPVEAFKTGDFKNDCDAMPAPYTGSLQFRSKYEGSDKARATLNVQSEKAFRDSTADITKLEKDTSKRVMQFMRDGRPEQLECTLNWLTSWAKANALMSKDFNHTGKSMRKWALGSMASAYVRLKFSDSHPLANHQQESQLIEAWFNKLADQVVSDWDNLPLDKTNNHSYWAAWSVMATSIATNRRDLFDWAVKEYKVGANQVDAQGFLPNELKRQQRALAYHNYALPPLSMIASFALVNGVDLRQENNGALKRLGDKVLAGVKDPDIFEQKNGKEQDMKDLKEDMKFAWLEPFCTLYTCAPEVLERKHGMQPFKTFRLGGDLTKVYDPTHEKGNKGS from the coding sequence ATGCAGAAGTTATTGATTCCAACGCTGCTGGGCCTGGCGATGTTCGCAGGTACAGTCAACGCCGCCGCCCCACTGCGCCCACCCCAGGGTTATTTCGCCCCGGTGGAAGCATTCAAGACCGGCGACTTCAAGAATGACTGCGACGCCATGCCGGCGCCGTACACCGGTTCGCTGCAATTTCGCAGCAAGTACGAAGGCTCGGACAAGGCCCGCGCCACCCTGAATGTGCAATCGGAAAAAGCCTTCCGCGACAGCACTGCCGACATCACCAAGCTGGAAAAAGACACCAGCAAGCGCGTGATGCAGTTTATGCGCGACGGCCGCCCGGAGCAGTTGGAATGCACACTCAACTGGCTTACGAGCTGGGCCAAGGCAAATGCATTGATGTCCAAGGACTTCAACCACACCGGCAAGTCGATGCGCAAATGGGCGCTGGGCAGCATGGCTTCGGCCTATGTACGCCTGAAGTTCTCCGACTCGCACCCGCTGGCCAACCACCAGCAGGAATCACAGTTGATCGAAGCCTGGTTCAACAAGCTCGCCGATCAAGTCGTCAGCGACTGGGACAACCTGCCGCTGGATAAAACCAACAACCACTCCTACTGGGCCGCGTGGTCGGTGATGGCCACGTCCATCGCCACCAACCGCCGCGACCTGTTTGATTGGGCCGTGAAGGAATACAAGGTCGGCGCCAATCAGGTGGATGCCCAGGGCTTCTTGCCCAACGAATTGAAGCGTCAGCAACGCGCCTTGGCGTACCACAACTACGCGCTGCCGCCGCTGTCGATGATCGCCAGCTTTGCCCTGGTCAACGGTGTGGACCTGCGCCAGGAAAACAACGGCGCGCTCAAACGCCTGGGCGACAAGGTGCTGGCCGGGGTGAAAGACCCGGACATCTTCGAGCAGAAGAACGGCAAGGAACAGGACATGAAGGACCTCAAGGAAGACATGAAATTTGCCTGGCTTGAGCCCTTCTGCACCCTCTACACCTGCGCACCGGAGGTGCTTGAGCGCAAGCACGGCATGCAGCCGTTCAAGACCTTCCGCCTCGGCGGTGACCTGACCAAGGTCTACGACCCGACGCACGAAAAAGGCAATAAAGGTTCCTGA
- a CDS encoding alginate O-acetyltransferase: MHPHMIKLLSLSGLTLGLLAASQGVRADEIKAPTFTAEPCCSLCPAAHDAKNYTTRYQQNFTTLVQAQGDWLFRTQEDLRTEFDTSPAGYKRMQQLHDAFKAKGVELVVVYQPTRGLVNRNKLNPEEKAAFDFDKALGNYKTMLGRFAKMGYVVPDLSPLTNEQLPDELPAHDFYFRGDQHWTPYGAQRTAKIVGAKVRAMPEFADIPKREFETKRSGRMGKTGTLHNMAGQLCGTSYAIQYMDQFTTEPKGEAGDGDLFGDSGNPQITLVGTSHSGKNYNFAGFLEQEIGADILNVAFPGGGLEGSMIQYLGSDEFQKTPPKILIWEFSPLYRLDQETIYRQMMALLDNGCEGKPAQMSASTTLKPGKNELMVNSSNKDLRNANHQVDIRFADPSVKTLQATLWYMNGRHEDIKIEKPETSDTDGRFAFELRTDEDWASQNLLAVEVQGPEAGTAAQKVEAKICTRNVFPASGQQTAQLGK, encoded by the coding sequence ATGCACCCACACATGATCAAACTGCTGAGCCTCTCGGGTCTGACCCTCGGCCTGCTCGCGGCCAGCCAGGGCGTGCGCGCCGACGAAATCAAGGCACCGACCTTTACCGCCGAGCCGTGCTGCAGCCTGTGCCCGGCCGCCCATGACGCAAAGAACTACACCACGCGCTACCAGCAGAACTTCACCACCCTGGTGCAAGCCCAGGGCGACTGGCTGTTCCGTACCCAGGAAGATTTGCGTACCGAATTCGACACCAGCCCCGCAGGCTACAAACGCATGCAGCAACTGCACGACGCGTTCAAGGCCAAGGGCGTGGAACTGGTGGTGGTGTACCAGCCGACCCGAGGCCTGGTGAACCGCAACAAGCTCAACCCCGAGGAAAAAGCCGCGTTTGATTTTGACAAGGCACTGGGCAACTACAAAACCATGCTCGGCCGTTTCGCCAAGATGGGTTATGTGGTGCCGGACTTGTCACCGTTGACCAACGAACAGTTGCCCGATGAACTGCCGGCCCACGATTTCTACTTCCGTGGTGACCAGCACTGGACCCCATACGGCGCCCAACGCACGGCAAAAATCGTCGGTGCCAAAGTACGCGCCATGCCCGAGTTTGCCGATATTCCCAAGCGCGAGTTCGAGACCAAACGCTCTGGGCGCATGGGCAAGACCGGCACCCTGCACAACATGGCCGGGCAACTGTGCGGCACCAGCTACGCGATCCAGTACATGGACCAATTCACCACCGAGCCCAAAGGCGAAGCCGGTGACGGCGACTTGTTCGGCGACTCGGGTAACCCGCAGATCACCCTGGTGGGCACCAGCCACAGTGGCAAGAACTACAACTTCGCCGGCTTCCTGGAGCAGGAAATCGGTGCCGACATCCTCAACGTCGCCTTCCCCGGCGGCGGCCTGGAAGGCTCGATGATCCAATACCTGGGCAGCGACGAGTTCCAGAAAACCCCGCCGAAAATCCTTATCTGGGAATTCTCGCCGCTGTACCGCCTCGACCAGGAAACCATCTACCGCCAGATGATGGCGCTGCTCGATAACGGCTGCGAAGGCAAGCCGGCGCAAATGAGCGCCAGCACCACGCTCAAACCCGGCAAGAACGAATTGATGGTCAACAGCTCGAACAAAGACCTGCGCAACGCCAACCATCAGGTCGATATCCGCTTCGCCGACCCGTCGGTGAAAACCCTGCAAGCCACCCTCTGGTACATGAACGGGCGCCACGAGGACATCAAGATCGAGAAACCCGAAACATCCGATACAGACGGGCGTTTCGCCTTTGAACTGCGCACCGATGAAGACTGGGCCTCGCAGAACTTGCTGGCCGTGGAAGTGCAAGGCCCCGAAGCGGGCACTGCCGCGCAGAAAGTCGAAGCGAAAATTTGCACACGCAATGTGTTCCCGGCGAGTGGTCAACAGACCGCCCAGCTAGGGAAGTGA
- a CDS encoding MBOAT family protein, whose translation MVFSSNVFLFLFLPIFLGLYYLSGQRYRNLLLLIASYVFYAWWRVDFLALFAAVTLWNYWIGLKVGAAGVRTKPAQRWLLLGVAVDLCILGYFKYANFGVDSINVMMKSVGLEPFILTHVLLPIGISFYIFESISYIIDVYRGDTPATRNLIDFAAFVAIFPHLIAGPVLRFRDLADQFNNRTHTLDKFSEGCTRFMQGFIKKVFIADTLAVVADHCFALQSPTTGDAWLGALAYTAQLYFDFSGYSDMAIGLGLMMGFRFMENFKQPYISQSITEFWRRWHISLSTWLRDYLYITLGGNRKGTLTTYRNLFLTMLLGGLWHGANITYIVWGAWHGMWLAIEKAIGLNTAPRSFNLLRWAFTFLLVVMGWVIFRAENLHVAGRMYGAMFSFGEWSLSELNRASLTGLQVATLVVAYATLAFFGLRDFYTNRPAEKAKPADPSLIKAVPGDNPGSIHQPGFSVGQDAAVQPAYWTADWPRYAMRATVLLLFVASILKLSAQSFSPFLYFQF comes from the coding sequence ATGGTTTTCTCGTCCAATGTGTTCCTGTTTTTGTTCTTGCCGATCTTTCTCGGCTTGTACTACTTGAGCGGGCAACGCTATCGCAATCTGCTGCTGCTGATTGCCAGCTACGTGTTCTACGCCTGGTGGCGAGTGGACTTCCTGGCACTGTTCGCCGCCGTCACGCTGTGGAACTACTGGATCGGCCTCAAGGTCGGTGCGGCGGGCGTGCGCACCAAACCGGCCCAGCGCTGGCTATTGCTCGGCGTGGCTGTCGACCTGTGCATTCTCGGCTACTTCAAGTACGCCAACTTCGGCGTCGACAGCATCAATGTGATGATGAAGTCGGTGGGCCTGGAGCCGTTTATCCTCACCCACGTGCTGTTGCCGATTGGCATCTCGTTCTACATCTTCGAGTCCATCAGCTACATCATCGACGTGTACCGTGGCGACACCCCGGCGACCCGCAACCTCATCGACTTTGCGGCGTTCGTGGCGATCTTCCCGCACCTGATTGCAGGTCCCGTGTTGCGCTTTCGCGACCTGGCCGACCAGTTCAACAACCGTACACACACCCTCGACAAGTTCTCCGAGGGCTGCACGCGGTTTATGCAGGGTTTCATCAAGAAGGTCTTTATCGCCGACACCCTGGCGGTGGTGGCCGACCACTGCTTCGCCCTGCAAAGCCCCACCACGGGTGACGCCTGGCTCGGCGCGCTGGCCTACACCGCGCAGCTGTACTTCGACTTCTCCGGCTACAGCGACATGGCCATCGGCCTGGGCTTGATGATGGGTTTCCGCTTTATGGAAAACTTCAAGCAGCCGTACATCAGCCAGTCGATCACCGAGTTCTGGCGGCGCTGGCACATCAGCCTGTCGACCTGGCTGCGTGACTATCTGTACATCACCCTGGGCGGCAACCGTAAAGGCACGCTGACCACCTACCGCAACCTGTTCCTGACCATGCTGCTCGGCGGTCTGTGGCACGGCGCAAACATCACCTACATCGTGTGGGGTGCCTGGCACGGCATGTGGCTGGCGATTGAAAAAGCCATCGGCCTGAATACCGCGCCACGCAGTTTCAATCTGCTGCGCTGGGCCTTCACCTTCCTGCTAGTGGTCATGGGCTGGGTGATCTTCCGCGCCGAAAACCTGCACGTCGCCGGGCGCATGTACGGCGCGATGTTCAGCTTTGGCGAATGGTCGCTGTCGGAACTCAACCGCGCCAGCCTCACCGGCCTGCAAGTGGCAACCCTGGTGGTGGCCTACGCAACATTGGCGTTCTTTGGCCTGCGCGACTTCTACACCAACCGCCCTGCCGAAAAAGCCAAACCCGCCGACCCGAGCCTGATCAAAGCAGTACCGGGCGACAACCCCGGCAGCATCCACCAGCCCGGTTTCAGCGTGGGCCAGGACGCCGCCGTGCAACCGGCCTACTGGACCGCTGACTGGCCACGCTACGCCATGCGCGCCACGGTGCTGCTGCTGTTCGTGGCGTCGATTCTGAAACTGTCGGCGCAGAGTTTCTCGCCGTTCCTTTACTTCCAATTTTGA
- the algG gene encoding mannuronan 5-epimerase AlgG: MGACAMNAQSLLVAAMLMASATAFADTAAKAPTIAKELQQAKTYTISSPPTAPLELPKPALPDLTGYTAAAMEKKIVRSKPGKVSIRRMMQEDALKDFIGGDNKMAEWVVRQHGIPQAIFVDDGYMNLKDLLGKVPKQYLSETSPGVFLAKLPIVVGRKGILDIDKKTQELRLSQQAGSFLINDGQLFVRDTKITGWDEKSNGPALFKSPKEFRPFLLAWGGTETYISKTKMASFGYANSKSYGVSISQYTPNMAKVLKRAEPTGWIIDSEFSDMWYGFYCYETTGFVIKGNTYKDNIVYGIDPHDRSHGLIIADNTVYGTKKKHGIIISREVNDSFIFNNRSYDNKLSGLVIDRNSVNNLIADNEIYRNHTDGITLYESGDNLLWGNKVIANRRHGIRVRNSVNIRLYENTAMANGLTGVYGHIKDLTDTDRDIALDPFDAKVSLIVVGGELAGNGSGPLSIDSPLSIELYRVSMLAPTKSSGISFAGVLGDRQEEILDLLVRQQKAVLIDPVERQTQMLD; the protein is encoded by the coding sequence ATGGGAGCCTGCGCAATGAATGCTCAAAGCCTACTCGTCGCGGCAATGCTGATGGCCAGCGCCACAGCCTTTGCCGATACGGCGGCCAAGGCGCCGACCATCGCCAAGGAACTGCAACAGGCCAAGACCTACACCATTTCCAGCCCGCCCACCGCGCCGCTGGAACTGCCCAAGCCTGCGTTGCCGGACCTGACTGGCTACACCGCTGCGGCGATGGAAAAGAAGATCGTGCGCAGCAAGCCCGGCAAAGTCAGCATCCGCCGCATGATGCAGGAAGACGCGCTCAAGGACTTTATCGGCGGCGATAACAAGATGGCCGAATGGGTGGTGCGCCAGCACGGCATTCCCCAGGCGATCTTTGTCGACGACGGCTACATGAACCTCAAGGACCTGCTCGGCAAAGTGCCCAAGCAGTACCTCAGCGAAACCTCGCCGGGTGTGTTTTTGGCCAAGCTGCCGATTGTGGTCGGGCGCAAGGGCATCCTCGACATCGACAAAAAGACCCAGGAGCTGCGCCTGTCCCAACAGGCGGGTTCGTTCCTGATCAACGACGGCCAGTTGTTTGTGCGTGACACCAAAATCACCGGCTGGGACGAAAAATCCAACGGCCCGGCGCTGTTCAAGTCGCCCAAGGAATTTCGCCCGTTCCTGCTGGCCTGGGGCGGCACCGAGACCTACATCTCCAAGACCAAGATGGCCAGCTTCGGCTACGCCAACAGTAAGTCTTACGGGGTGAGTATTTCCCAGTACACGCCGAACATGGCCAAGGTACTCAAGCGCGCCGAACCGACCGGCTGGATCATCGATTCCGAGTTCTCGGACATGTGGTACGGCTTCTACTGCTACGAGACCACCGGCTTTGTGATCAAGGGCAACACCTACAAAGACAACATCGTCTACGGCATCGACCCGCACGACCGTTCCCACGGCCTGATCATTGCCGACAACACCGTCTACGGCACCAAGAAGAAGCACGGGATCATTATTTCCCGTGAGGTCAACGACAGCTTCATCTTCAACAACCGCAGCTACGACAACAAGCTCTCGGGCCTGGTGATCGACCGTAACAGCGTCAACAACCTGATCGCCGACAACGAGATCTACCGCAACCACACCGACGGCATCACCCTCTACGAGAGCGGCGACAACCTGTTGTGGGGCAACAAGGTCATCGCCAACCGTCGCCACGGCATCCGCGTGCGTAACAGCGTGAATATTCGCCTGTACGAGAACACTGCCATGGCCAACGGGCTGACCGGCGTGTACGGGCACATCAAGGACTTGACCGATACCGACCGCGACATCGCCCTCGACCCGTTTGACGCGAAAGTCTCGCTGATCGTGGTCGGCGGTGAGCTGGCCGGCAACGGCAGCGGGCCGCTGTCGATTGATTCGCCGTTGAGCATTGAGCTGTACCGCGTGTCGATGCTGGCGCCGACCAAATCCAGCGGCATCAGCTTTGCCGGTGTGCTGGGCGATCGCCAGGAAGAGATTCTCGACCTGCTGGTGCGCCAGCAGAAAGCCGTGCTGATCGACCCTGTCGAACGCCAGACCCAAATGCTGGACTGA